The DNA region GGGCGCGACGATCGGTCCGCACCCGAAAATAAACAACATCTCTCTCTTTCTTATGAACGTTCTTGTCGTCGGCGGTGCCGGCTATATCGGAAGTCACTGTGTGGTCCAGTTGGTGGAAGCCGGGCATCGTCCTGTGGTGGTGGACAACCTCGCCTTTGGTCACCGCGGAGCAGTCAAGGACGGCGTTCCATTCTACGAGGCGGATCTGGGCGATCGCGAGGCCATGGCCAAGATCCTCAAGGACGAGCAAATCGACATCGTCATGCACTTCGCCGCGTTCACCTACGTTGGTGAGTCCGTGACCGAGCCGCTCAAGTACTACCGCAACAACGTCGGTGCCACGCTGGAGCTGATCCAGGCAATGGTCGACACCGGCGTCAACAAGTTCATTTTCTCGTCCACCTGCGCGACCTTCGGTGTGGTGGAATCGCTGCCAATCGTTGAGACGCTGCCGCAAAGCCCGATCAACCCATACGGCCAGACCAAGCTCGATCTGGAAAACGCACTGCGCGCGATCACCAAGACCAGCGACTTCTCCGCTGCGATCTTCCGTTACTTCAATGCAGCCGGTGCCGCCGAGGATGGCTCGATCGGTGAAGACCACCAGCCTGAGACGCACCTCATCCCACTCTGCTTCGACGCCGCCACCGGCCGTCGCGGTGCGCTCAAGGTCTTCGGAAGCGATTACCCGACGCCGGATGGCACCTGCCTGCGCGACTACGTTCACGTCGACGACCTCTCTCGCGCGCACATCGCCGTCTTCGACAAGCTCGGCACGCCGGGCACCTGCGTCGACTACAACCTGGGAACCGGCAACCCGTCGTCGGTGCTCGAAGTGATCAACGCGGTGAAGGAAGTCACCGGCCTCGACGTGCCATACGAAATGGACGACCGCCGCGAAGGCGACCCGCCAGCGCTCTACGCCGACAGTAAAAAGGCGAATGAAGAACTCGGCTGGGTGCCGAAGTACAACGACATCACCAGCCTCGTCGCCTCCGCCTGGAAGTGGCACAAAGACCACCCAAAGGGCTACGACGACAAGTAAGCAGCATTCGGTAACGCACCACGCGCTTTAACTCACGACGCCGCACCTGGATTCTCTCCGGGTGCGGCGTTGTTTTTTCGTAGACCCAGGGCGGTGGGCGGAACCGGTGCCTGTTTCAGTTTGTCTTTTTAGACAGGATTCACATGAGCGACAGGATTTGGCGCAAGCGTCGGAGGTGCGCGTTCTTTTGGGAGTGCAGTGAGAATCACTGCTTTGGATTGCAGGCCGAGCCGGGGGCGATGCTTGCGAAGTGAGCGGTGTCCGTTTTGAGCGAAGTGGATGGAAATGCGGAGCGCTGCGCTCAACCTCAAGAGTGAGGTTGCTCCATCGACTCCCGTGAAACGATGCGAAGCGCTGGAGGGACGGCATTCCTGCCGTCTGTGCGGTGCGGCTTGTTCGCAAACGTGGGCGAGCGGAAAGGGCTCCTGAACGACGGCCACAGAGATCAAAAAAAGCCACGCAAAGGAGGCTGTGCTGAGTCTAATCCTTCTCCGCACCTGAGCGTGAGGACAGAAACCGGAATTGGCGGGGATTCTGACCACGCCAAACTTGACTAAGCCTGTCGTGTTTCGTGAGCTTTTGGCATGGCGGACGAAATGACACGACGAGAGTGGATGAAGAAGGCGGCTTGTTCGGTGGCCGGTGTGGTGGCGTTGAGCTCTTGTGGGACGCTGATTTACCCGGAACGACGCGGGCGAACTGGCGGTAGGATTGATCCTGAAGTGGTGATTATGGATGGACTGCTTTGTGTGTTGTTTGTCCTGCCCGGGGTGATTGCATTCGCGGTGGATTTTGCGACCGGAGCGATCTACACCAATGAGTATGCGGGGGTGAAGCAGCATCCCGTGCCGGGCCGTAGTGAAGAGGATTACAACCGCGTGGTTGCCGAGGCGACCGGGCGGGAAATCGCATTGAGTGATCAATCATTGCGTGTGAGTACTCTCGAGGGGGTGTTGACTGCAGAGGCTCTCGAGCAGGAAGTGCGCGGCGATGTTCTCAGGCCGCGGTTGGTCAAAGACGACGCGGGACGGATCCTGCGGTGTGAGCGAAGTAGTGTGTAGCAAGTAGGGAGTAGCGAAGGGAAGGGGCGTCGGCGTGTGCAGTGTGGCCTGCGGGTGGGGGATGCAGTTTGGCGGCGTCGCTGGCTTGGCCAAAGGTTTGTGTGCGTGGGGATCCCAGGGGGTGGTCGCCTGAGGCTCCCGTCACCCTGGGCTGGGTTGCGACTCCCTTCCAGGGAGGGTTAGAAAATCTGGGCGGGAGGTCTGGAGGCGATCTTTGGGATCTTTGCGTGACATCCTAGGGCAGTTGGAGATTTGAAATGAGACGCCAGAATGGAGTCAGCGGCTGCGCAGGGAGGCGGCTTGCCGATCCCGCGGCCGCGGGATGAATTCCAGGATTCAAATCTGCGGATCACTAAAAGCCTTTACGGGGGATGGACGAAGCTCTTGGCTCTTCCCTCTATTCCCTCACTCCGTTGCCATTGATGATGGCGCTGAGTTGTTGGGCCATGGCCTGGGTGAGGTCGGGGTGTTGGGCTGAGATGTCGGTGGTTTCGGTGAGGTCTTTGGAGAGGTCGTAGAGTCTGCCTTGGACGTATTTCATGTGACCGACGCGGAGGGCTTTGACGGCTCCGGTGTTGTCTTGTTCCACGGTGAAGGCCTGACCGACGGGGTCGCTGCCAAGTAGTGCGGCGAGCGTGCTGCGGGAGTCAACGGCCGAGCCGTCCGGGAGTGGGTGGTCGAGTAGTTCGGCGATGGATGCCATCAGATCGACCTGGCTGACCAGAGCATCGGACGTGCCCGGGGTGATCTTGGCCGGCCATTTGACGATGAATGGGACGCGGGTGCCGCCTTCCTCGATATCGTATTTTTCGCCTCGGAGCGGGCCATTGGCGTCGTGGCCTTGCTGGAAGTCATCGGCCGAGCCGTCGGTGTATCCGTCGCCATAGACGGGGCCATTGTCACTGGAGAAGATGACGATGGTGTTTTCCTCCAGGCCGGCGTCCTTGATGGCTTGAAGGATCTGGCCGGTGGTCCAATCAAACTGCACCATGGCGTCGCCGCGCCAGCCGAGGTTGGTCGCGCCTTGGAACATTTCATGTGGTGCTCGCGGGACGTGGATGTCCTGGGAGGCAAAGAAGAGGAAGAAGGGCGTCTCTCCGTCCTGGGATTTGATGTAGTCGACCGCCTTGCGGGTGAAGAGCGGGCCGAGGTCTTCGTCGCGCCAGAGGGCATCGGCACCGCCGGAGAAGAATCCGATTCTGCCGATGTTGTTGATGAAGGTGTTGCTGTGTTGGCCGTCGCTCGGATAGAGCGGGGTGGCAGAGCTGCGTGGGTGGATCGTGCTGCCGGGTTGGTTGACGGCATTGAAGTCGCGGTTGTGGACGTGGACGGGATCGTCTCCGCTGAGTGGCTTGACCGTGACCGAGCCAAGTCCGGACTGGGCGTCGTGGTGGTAATCGGCGTCGACCAGGTTGCGGTCCTGCATGAGGATGCTTGGGACGCGGTCATTGGTGGTGGGGATGACGAGGCAGTGGTCGAACCCGAGCTCGAGTGGTCCGGGTTTGATCTCGCCGTTCCATTGGATGGAGTCGTCTCCGTAGCCGAGGCCGAGGTGCCATTTTCCGATCACCGCGGTGTGGTAGCCGTTGTCCTTGAGCATGTCCGGCAGGGTGTACATGTCCTCGGGGATGGCGAGTGGGCCTGTGGGCGGGATGATGTTCACTCCGTGGCGGAATGCGAAGATTCCGGTGAGGAGCGAGAAGCGCGATGGCGAGCAAGTGGAGGCGGTGCAATGGCCGTCGGTGAAGCGGAGGCCTTCCGCGCTGAGTTTGTCGATGTGGGGGGTGGGGATTTTGCTTTGTGGGTTGTAGGCGCGGACGTCACCGTAGCCGACGTCGTCGCCGTAGATGAAGACGATGTTCGGGCGTTTCTCACGCACCGGTCCGCGGCCGGTGACCTGGACGCGGTAGAACTGGCCTCTGTTGGGGATGAAGGGTTCGGTGAATGAGAGCGGACCGTGGTAGTCGGGGGTGATGGGATCCCCGACATTGGTCCACGATGGGGCGTCGAGTGATGCGCTGTGCTGGAGTTGGTAGGTGCGGCTGGCGAGTGCGTCGAACGTGATGCGGACCGTGCCACTGGCGGCATCGATTTCGGTGCGGCTTGGGGCGATACCCTGGGTGGGCGTGGTCCAATCCGAGCCGGCGACCATTTCCGTGAAGTCGCTGAGTGTGTCGCGGTCGAAATCCCCCTGGGACTGGTAGAGTTGCTGGATGCTGACGAGGTCGAGAAGGCTGTGGTAGATGCGGACGTCGTCGAGAGCTCCGATGAATGGGCTGGTCCCGCCGCTGAGTGCGCCCAAGGTCAGAGGGAGCGTGGTGTCGCGCTGTCCAGGTTCGGCGATGGATTCGGCTTCAAGGACTCCGTTGACGAAGAGTCTGAGGGTTCCGCTCAGAGCGTGGCGTTGGGCGCAGATGAAGTGCCACTCGCCAGTGGAAAGGAACGAATTACTGAACGTGGCGTTGGTTGGGCCTGCGGTGAGTTTGATACGGGATCCGGATTGGTGGATGCCGATGCCATTGGCGGATGTGCCTGCGGCGTCGAGGATGCCCTTGATGCCGGTGCTTGAGTCGGACTTCATCCAGAAGCAGAGGGTGAAGTCATTGCCGAGCAGGTGCTCGAGCGTGGCGGACTGTGATCCGTTGAAGGCTGCTGCCTGTTGGTCGATGATGCCGTCAGTGAACCCTCCGCCTGTGGTCCAGTTGGCGTCGAAGCTAGGGGACTGGAGGTTGTAGTCGAGCAGGTCGCCGTTGAGCGGAAGGTAGGCGGCGAGGTGCTCGGG from Sulfuriroseicoccus oceanibius includes:
- a CDS encoding sulfatase-like hydrolase/transferase — protein: MTFRPFAFALFSTAALSASPLINSNSLNGSFEQGDSQTSVTNWQTGFGSGETQRLQNNASNGAWSLVIGQSPGDPNLGAACSTGHSAASGDRFDLSFDWLPKFGWDADDEIRWRLITTSDNTNTGTVAEIASGTVSGFGEGAGYQSATITGISGVTSAHQGKSVWLQFIRGNSSTSEFARVDNVQLSVTSDPTPQYVAHAPEHLAAYLPLNGDLLDYNLQSPSFDANWTTGGGFTDGIIDQQAAAFNGSQSATLEHLLGNDFTLCFWMKSDSSTGIKGILDAAGTSANGIGIHQSGSRIKLTAGPTNATFSNSFLSTGEWHFICAQRHALSGTLRLFVNGVLEAESIAEPGQRDTTLPLTLGALSGGTSPFIGALDDVRIYHSLLDLVSIQQLYQSQGDFDRDTLSDFTEMVAGSDWTTPTQGIAPSRTEIDAASGTVRITFDALASRTYQLQHSASLDAPSWTNVGDPITPDYHGPLSFTEPFIPNRGQFYRVQVTGRGPVREKRPNIVFIYGDDVGYGDVRAYNPQSKIPTPHIDKLSAEGLRFTDGHCTASTCSPSRFSLLTGIFAFRHGVNIIPPTGPLAIPEDMYTLPDMLKDNGYHTAVIGKWHLGLGYGDDSIQWNGEIKPGPLELGFDHCLVIPTTNDRVPSILMQDRNLVDADYHHDAQSGLGSVTVKPLSGDDPVHVHNRDFNAVNQPGSTIHPRSSATPLYPSDGQHSNTFINNIGRIGFFSGGADALWRDEDLGPLFTRKAVDYIKSQDGETPFFLFFASQDIHVPRAPHEMFQGATNLGWRGDAMVQFDWTTGQILQAIKDAGLEENTIVIFSSDNGPVYGDGYTDGSADDFQQGHDANGPLRGEKYDIEEGGTRVPFIVKWPAKITPGTSDALVSQVDLMASIAELLDHPLPDGSAVDSRSTLAALLGSDPVGQAFTVEQDNTGAVKALRVGHMKYVQGRLYDLSKDLTETTDISAQHPDLTQAMAQQLSAIINGNGVRE
- the galE gene encoding UDP-glucose 4-epimerase GalE — its product is MNVLVVGGAGYIGSHCVVQLVEAGHRPVVVDNLAFGHRGAVKDGVPFYEADLGDREAMAKILKDEQIDIVMHFAAFTYVGESVTEPLKYYRNNVGATLELIQAMVDTGVNKFIFSSTCATFGVVESLPIVETLPQSPINPYGQTKLDLENALRAITKTSDFSAAIFRYFNAAGAAEDGSIGEDHQPETHLIPLCFDAATGRRGALKVFGSDYPTPDGTCLRDYVHVDDLSRAHIAVFDKLGTPGTCVDYNLGTGNPSSVLEVINAVKEVTGLDVPYEMDDRREGDPPALYADSKKANEELGWVPKYNDITSLVASAWKWHKDHPKGYDDK